The genomic interval CAGGCAAAGCCTGACCGAGACGGCCGCCAGCGACAGGCCGAGCAGCAGACCGAACAGAATATCCATCGGATAGTGCACGCCCAGATAGATCCGGCTGTACGCCAGCAGGGCCGCCCATACGAAAATGGCTATGGCATACCACCTCCGGCGGAACAGCACGGAAGTGAACAGCGCGATCGAGAAGCTGATGGCCGCATGGGCGGAAACCGTGCCGTACAGCCCGCCCCGGTAGTCCCGGACCGTATGCACCAGCGATTCGACGCCGGGCGTATGGGTCGGACGCAGCTTCGGCACGTTATGCTTGAAGAAGTTGCATATCTGGTCGTCCGCTATGACCGTCGCACCCAGAAACAGCACGACCCACAGCAGACCGCGCGTTCCGAACCGCCTCCACACGGCATACAGCAGCACGGCATACAACGGAATCCAAGTGAGCCGGGCCGTCACGAAATAGAAGAAAGCGTCCCAGAAAGCGCCTCCGTCGCCGTTCAGGGCGAGCAGGAGCTCCCGGTCGAGATCGAGAAGCGATTGCCACATAGCGGTGTTTTTCGTTCGGTCTCAAAAATACGACGAAAAAAGCGGATCGCCAACTATCCGTCCGCATACGGAGAAGGCCCCGTCCTCCGTGCCGTCCGTGCCGCCGGCCTGACCGAAGAACAATCCGGCTCGCACGGCACTCCGTATGCAGGCCCGAGCGGAATCGGAACAAGGCCCGGCAAGACAGAGACCTTGTCCTCACAATAAGTCAAATGCTCCTATCCGCCCCCACGCGCCGCGAATCCGTCGGGCTTTCGGCATCATATCGCGTCCTCAGCCGAAACGGCACGAATACGAGTCGCCTCGGCCATCGCGATCAAATACAAACGGATGCGAGCGACGAAAAGCATCGGACCGCAGAAGATTCTCTGACGCTATCCCGGTCAGAACTGGAAATAGATGAACGGCTGGATTTCGGACGACTTGATCTGCATGACGCACCATATCAGCACGGTCAGCATCAGTGCCTTGACAACGAGCGGAGCGCCCGCGACGGTCCGCTCGCCCCACGCCTCGGCCCGGCGCGGCAGCATATGCAGCAGGTAGCCCGCAGCCATCAAGGCCATGACGGCCCCGTAGCCGGAAACGACCTGAGGAATCAGTCTCCATTGGAAATGGCCGAAAATCTGCGAAAGAATCCGCTCGCCCGTCTGCATGTCCGGAGCCCGGAACAGAATCCAGCCCAGACAGACCACATGGAACGTGACCAGCACGCCCAAAACCCGCCGCCACGGCCTCATCTGCTCTCCGGAAGCTTTGAACACCGAGGGGAAAGCGTGCATCAGCGCCTTATGAACGGCCAGCGCGGCTCCGTGCAGCGCCCCCCACAGGATGAATCGGACGGCCGCTCCGTGCCACAGCCCGCCCAGCAGCATCGTCAGCATCAGGTTCGCATACGTCCTCGCTCGCCCCTTGCGGTTCCCGCCCAGCGAAATGTAAAGGTAGTCCTTCAGCCAGCTCGACAGCGAGATATGCCAGCGCCGCCAGAACTCGGTGATCGTAGCCGACTGGTAGGGCGAATCGAAGTTGATCGGGAACCGGAACCCGAGCAGCAGGGCCAACCCGATCGCCATATCGGAGTATCCCGAGAAGTCGCAGTAAATCTGCAGGGCGTATCCGTAAACCCCCATCAGGTTCTCGAAGCCGCTGTACAGCATGGGGTTATCGAATACCCGGTCGACGAAGTTCAGGCTGATATAGTCCGAGATGATCGCTTTCTTGAACAGGCCCGACAGGATCAGAAAGACTCCCCGTCCGAACATGTCGCGTGAAACGAAAACGGGATTCCGGTAAATCTGCGGCAGAAAGTCCCGGGCCCGGACGATCGGACCCGCCACGAGCTGCGGAAAGAACGACAGGTAGAACAGGTAGTCGATCCAGCGCCGCACGGGCTCGATCTGCCGGCGGTACAGGTCGATCACGTAGCTCATCGACTGGAACGTGAAGAACGAGATGCCGACAGGCAGGAAAATGTCCGGCAGCGTCAGCGTCCGGTCGATCAGCCCGGCTACGGCCGAGACGATCAGGTCGGCATACTTGAAATAGCACAGCAGGCCCAGATTGATCAGCAGGCTCAGCACGAGCAGGCTCTTTCGCGCTCCGGAACGCCGGGAGCGGTGCATCAGCCTTCCGATCGCGAAGTCCGACAGCGACAGCCCGACGAGCAGCAGGAAGAACAGCCCGCTCGTCTTGTAGTAGAAATAGAGCGAGAACAGAGTGACATAGACGATCCGCAGCGTGAGACGCCGTTTCAGCAAGCCGTAGATCAGCGAGAACCCGAGAAAAACGAACAGGAACAAGCCGCTCGAAAAAAGCATCGGGCTACGCGGATCGTAGCGGAAAAGATCGATCGCCTGACCGACGTATGAACAGAAATCCTCCATGGTCTATCTCCGCTGCCGCAACGGCACGGACAAGCGACAAAGATAGCTGTTTTTTCATAACATGCGAGCAGGAACGGGCCCGCCGCTCCCGGCTTTCGCCGGTCATAAAACCAGTCGTAACAAAGTCCGCGACCGGATTCTACTCCCAATTTTATCGCATCGGAAAATTATGGCGAAAATTCTCCGATCAGACGACGTCTCGTCACGCACTATCTATCCGGAAAAAATCGAAATATTATTCGTTCGATTTCCTAATTTATTTATATGTTTATGCTAACAAATCTTGTCCACAAATGTTTACTTAAATTATGTTCTTATGAAAAATTTGTCTATTGTAATCGGCAGCCTTACCGCTGATGCAGGAGATGCTCTTGCAGGAACGATAGGAAGAGCAATATTAGGTTCGGGTATAGGAGGCGTAGGGGCTGGGCCGGGGGCCGTCGTAAGAGGATTGAGCAATGGCGCTTCGGGGTCAATCTCTGAAACTATTGACAAATGGCTTAATTAAATAATAAGAAGCAAAATGAAAACAAAGGAATCTTTCCCATATATCGTGCTATATATCACGGCCATTGCTGCAGGCTCGTTGGTCAGTTTTTTATTCAAATTTTTTACGAACAATCCGTATAACTTTTGGAATGTCGTAGTACCTTCCGCCATAGCCGTAGGAATAGTAGACGTGCTAAACAGACGAAAAAAAAGAAAAGAAAGAAAAGCCTAAAGTAAAAAGAATGCATATCATTCATCCCGATTGAATACTTCGGGGTGACTTTGAGATATCGCTGCTGAATACTGAAATTTCCCGGATACCGGCCGACGGGCTCATCCGGGAATTTTCGGATGTATCGGGTAAATCAATCTGCATACCCGACCCAATAAGTATTGGAGCTACAAGTATTGGAGCTACATAAATTACGGACGGTACTTTTGTATGAAATTCCATTACTTTAATCGAGCTCTACCGTTTCTCGTATCGTTCGTGTCGGCGCACGGAATGCTGAATGAGAATCACTATGTCAAACTGTTTGCCTTCGAACGGATATTCATCGTCATGTCGGCAAGCTTTGTGACGGTCAACAGGAAGAACCGACCGCAGAACCCGTACAGCGAAACACCGCGCGCGGCGGAGAAAACCCGGCTTTCCGACCGCGCGTAAAAAAGCGGTTGTCCGGAAACCGGGCAACCGCTTGCAAAAGGATTCGGACCGACGACTACTCGACGATCGATACCCGGTCGAGCACCGCGTTGTCGAAAGGCACGCTCTGGCCCTTGCGGGGAACGATCTTCAGGCTCTTCGGGCTGACGCCGAACTTGTTCACGAGCGCATCGTAGACATTCTGGGCGCGCTGGTTGCTCAGGTATTCGTTACGCTGCGGAGTACCCGTCTGCGTATCGGCATAGCCGGTAATCTTGTACACATGGCCCGGGGAATCCTTGATCACCTGAGCGGCGTACTTCAGATTCACCATCTCCTTGTCCGTGATATTCGTCTGGCCAATGGTAAAGAATACGGCCAGCGGCTGCGCGCGGACGACCGTACGCGTAACGGTATCGGGCTCCGTGCTCTCGGCGATCGCGGCCTGCTCGGCGGCTACGGCGGCGGCTGCCAGCGCGGCGTCGCGCTCGGCGACGTACTGGCTTATCTGCGCGTCGTAATCGGCCTGTTGCGCCAACAGAGCGTCAAACGCGACCGCGGCCGGAATGCCCCGGTCGAATCCGCGCTTCTTGAACTTGTACGTGATACCCACGCTGATAACGGACGAGCCGTCGATGATTCCGTTTTCATCCACGCCGTCGAACGCATCGTTGACAAGCATCTGAGACACTTCCAGATTGATGTCGATAGCCGGCGAGACGCAGAATTTCTGTACGATACCGAAGTTGGCCGTCATGTCGTTGCGTGTCGGAGCGCTCTTGTACCAGGCATGAGCGAAGCCTATGCCTATATAGGGAAGAATCTCGTACACGCGGTTCTCTTTGTAGCCGAAAACGGCTGCCGAGAAGTTCACCATGAAGTCGCCGTGCAGGTTCCACATGTTGAACTTCTCACGGTAAAGGCCGTTGCGGTCCGGCATCCCGTAGATATACGGGCTGTTCGAGTACGAGAACCCGTGCGGGCGGGTTCCGTACATCTTGAACCGCATACCGACGGCCGGAGTGAACCATTTGCCGAGGTAGACCTCGAAAGCCGACGTGATCCGCTTGCGGAATGCGCCTCGGGAATTGTCCTGTCCCTCGAACACCTGTCCGCCGGCGCCTACTCCGATGTACCAGTTATCGAAGAACCGGTTGGTCAGGTAGGAATTTTCGTATGATTTGAACGGGTTCTCCTTCGGCCGGTGATGCTGCGCGAAGGCCGCGGACGATCCCGAAATCATGACAAGCGCGACGATCAAAGATTTCACGCTGATTGTACAATTGTTTTTCATATTCGTCAATGGTTTTTAATACTTTGCTTTTTTCAAAGGACCTTCGCTTGCCGACCCGCCCGAAACTTTTCCGGCTAAGCTACGACCCCTGCGGTTCCGATCCGCTTTTCCGGCCCCCCACAACCCGAACTCGAAACACAGTCCGCAGGACGGATAGCGGAGTTTCTGAAGCAACACCTGAACGAAAATATGCCTTGCTATCAAAGCATTGGCCCCGAGATTGAAACAGCGCGTGTCGTACTCGGCGATCAAGTTCATCTGCCTGCAGAAGCGAGGCGAGAAGGAGACGCCGCCCGAGACGGGACTGTCGATCCGAAACCGGTCGTTCATCGACACGTTATATGCCAGATGCACTCCGAAGCGGTGGCCCGAAAAGACGAAATGCTTGGAGAGCGCGACATACGTCGAGCCGAAATACTGGTTGCCCTCGCCGCCGGAGGTCGAGAACCGTCCGCCGTCCGACGACGTGAAGAGGTCGTTCGAGCCGACCGCGATCGCAGGCCGCACTCTGCGTTCCCCGAGCAGCCGCACGCGGACCGAAACCGAACGGTCCTCGTTGACGAAGGCCGTGCGACGTTCGTTCATGAACGCCGTCGAGGTCAGCGCGACTTCCAGAAAAGGCAAGAACGTTACGTTCAGATAGTAATTGAACGTGTGGTAGTCGAAGGTAGCCGGCGTCAACCGGTCGTTGAGGAAATTGGCTCCGATGCGGACAGTGCCGTCGGCGGCCATTTCCGCCGACGGACTGTTCAGCAAGCCGGTGACACCCAGCGTCGACTGCGCCGACAGTTTCGATGCAACGGACATACATCCGAGCAGAACGATCGATACGGCACTCCTTACGATCCATTCGGGCCCAATCATCATGCGGTCGAAACTATCGGGTTCGTAGTCGGGTTACGGTCGTTCTCGATCAGTTGCTTCCGCCGCCGCCCGTACCGTCGCCGCCGGGAACCGTATGCGTGTCGCCGGGCGTGAAGTCGGTCGTGACCGATACCGAATTGGCCGGGACGAGCGTATTGACAACCACGCTGTACGAAGAGCCGGAGGTGCTCATGATGTTGAACGTATAGGCCACGGTCGTCACTACCTGCTGGGCGGTCATCGTCAGCTTCGTGTTGGCCGGAACCGAAATATTCACAGGAATTTCCGACTCGACCGTAGTCATCTGATCGACAGCGTCCACGCCTTGGTTGGAGGCCTTGATCACCTTCTGTATCTCGGCGGTCAGCTCGTCCACGTCGCTCGTGATACCTGCGGCCTGAAGCGCATCGGCGATCGGAGTCGTATAGACGTAGCCGGTCAAACGCTGAACCTTCGCGAAGATCACCGGAACGGGCTCGAGTTTGCCGGTATTGTCGATCACGCCGTCGATCACGTCGATGCTGCGCGACTCGCTGCTCACCTCGCTGCGGCCGTTGGAGAAACCGATCTTGTAGATCGAGAAATGGTCGATCGTCGTATTATACGCGCCGTTGGCGAACGTCACGGGTTGCGACATCGTGTTCCACATACCGGTTCCGGCATCGTAATACTGCAGGAACGTATTGCCGAAATAGTGGTTCGTCATCGGGTTCTGAACCGCCAGATTCAGGGCCGGCGAGAACCGGTAGCCTTCCGGCAGGAATTGCAGTACGGCCAGTCCGGTCGTCGATTCGGCCTGTCCGGTCACGATGTCGTTCACGGGAGTGGCCGTGATATTGATTTCCCCGGCCACGTCCTTGCCCGACGCATCCTTGACCGTCGTACTCGGATTGACCGTCAGCTGAGCCGTCACCGCGCCGGTCACGGGAACCGTGCCGCCGGCCGCCGGATCGACGGTCGTCATACCCGCCGGAAGCTTGACCATCGTGATCTTGAGTTGATAATCGATGATCGTGCCGCGCAGCGTCGGGAACTCGAGACTGTAATAGGTCGTGTTGTACCCGCCCAGCGAGAACGTCAGATCGTAGCGCCCGGCCGAAACGAGCCCCTCGAACGAGAAGTAGCCGTTCGCGTCGGTCGTCGTCTCGTCCGAAACCGATCCGAACTTATACGAAACGGTCACGCCGGCCAAAGCGGTCAGATCGGAATTCTCCAGATTGTTGCCCAGCACCTGACCCGAAATGTTGTACTTCGCAGTCTCGTCGGGACGAATGGGAGGTTCGGTCGTCTTGTTGCAGGCGGTAGCCAGAACAACTGTTGCCAAACCGAGCAAAGCCGTTTTGAACAGTTTGGCGATACGGGGTTGATTTTTTTCCATAACGATTGAATTAATGATTGGTATAATTGTTAATTATCTGGTTGTATCGCGTCGCGTTGAAAAAATTCTCCGCGCAATTGTCGTCGGGCGAGGTTTCGTAGTTCCGGCCGTAATGCAGATAGGCTTTGGCATTGTACACCATCTCGAAATACCTCGACGGCGCGACCCGCACAGGCCGGCGGCGCTTGATCCTGTACGGAGGAAGCGCCAAAGCGAAATAAAATCCGCCGTTGTAGTCGACCTTCTGCGTCTTCTGCACATAAAATCCTACGGCGGCTCGGCGAAAATACCGGGTTACCTTGGCCGTCGCACCGATGTCGTCCCCCAAATACCGGGCCGCACTTACATCGAACATCAGATCGAACCGGTTCCACAGGTAATTTCCGCCCGCCATCCAGGTCCATTTGCTCATCGGGGCATACGACCAACCGTCGAAGTAGAGATACGAAATCCCCGTCAGCCCGGCTTCGGCATAGATTCCGAAATGCCGGCCGACAGGCTTGAACAGCTTCAGGTCGGCTCCCCAACGGTTCATACTGAAATTTCCGAAGGTAGCCTTCGCCAGCACGTTCGCGGGCAGGCGGAAGCGTTGGGACAGCGTCAGGTAGCCCGGCCTCACCCGGCTTTCCTCCTTGTAAAACTCGTTCAGGATCGGAACGATCAGCTGCGCCGTCAGCTTGGAGCCTCTCCAAAGGTTGACCTCCAGCGTCGGATTCAGATTGATCTGCACCTCGTACATCACGTCGAGCCGCGAATTGCGGAACCGGAACTGGGGATACAGGATCAGATCGACCCTCCCGGCCGAACTCCTCAGGAACCTTTTCGCTCCCGGACGACTTGTCAAAGAACGTTTCCATGCCTCTCGCGCATCCCGCGTATCGAAATCCAGCCTCCACCGTACCGAATCGGGATAGCCTCCGGTCTCGAGCACGAACTTCGGAATGCGGTCCTCCGTCCATACGACGGTCATCGGCCCGCCTGCCGAGTCTCCGGCCGCCCCGATCCGTCCCGTCACCGCATCGACGGCGTCCCGCATGGACCGGAAAGGGACCGGTTCGAGAAAAACATAGCTCCCGGTCTCGCCCTTCAACTGCCTGACATT from Alistipes ihumii AP11 carries:
- a CDS encoding phosphatase PAP2 family protein — its product is MWQSLLDLDRELLLALNGDGGAFWDAFFYFVTARLTWIPLYAVLLYAVWRRFGTRGLLWVVLFLGATVIADDQICNFFKHNVPKLRPTHTPGVESLVHTVRDYRGGLYGTVSAHAAISFSIALFTSVLFRRRWYAIAIFVWAALLAYSRIYLGVHYPMDILFGLLLGLSLAAVSVRLCLRRMRRTEEVSPGSSEKDAL
- a CDS encoding YjbH domain-containing protein, encoding MMIGPEWIVRSAVSIVLLGCMSVASKLSAQSTLGVTGLLNSPSAEMAADGTVRIGANFLNDRLTPATFDYHTFNYYLNVTFLPFLEVALTSTAFMNERRTAFVNEDRSVSVRVRLLGERRVRPAIAVGSNDLFTSSDGGRFSTSGGEGNQYFGSTYVALSKHFVFSGHRFGVHLAYNVSMNDRFRIDSPVSGGVSFSPRFCRQMNLIAEYDTRCFNLGANALIARHIFVQVLLQKLRYPSCGLCFEFGLWGAGKADRNRRGRSLAGKVSGGSASEGPLKKAKY
- a CDS encoding OmpA family protein; this encodes MKNNCTISVKSLIVALVMISGSSAAFAQHHRPKENPFKSYENSYLTNRFFDNWYIGVGAGGQVFEGQDNSRGAFRKRITSAFEVYLGKWFTPAVGMRFKMYGTRPHGFSYSNSPYIYGMPDRNGLYREKFNMWNLHGDFMVNFSAAVFGYKENRVYEILPYIGIGFAHAWYKSAPTRNDMTANFGIVQKFCVSPAIDINLEVSQMLVNDAFDGVDENGIIDGSSVISVGITYKFKKRGFDRGIPAAVAFDALLAQQADYDAQISQYVAERDAALAAAAVAAEQAAIAESTEPDTVTRTVVRAQPLAVFFTIGQTNITDKEMVNLKYAAQVIKDSPGHVYKITGYADTQTGTPQRNEYLSNQRAQNVYDALVNKFGVSPKSLKIVPRKGQSVPFDNAVLDRVSIVE
- a CDS encoding MBOAT family O-acyltransferase, which translates into the protein MEDFCSYVGQAIDLFRYDPRSPMLFSSGLFLFVFLGFSLIYGLLKRRLTLRIVYVTLFSLYFYYKTSGLFFLLLVGLSLSDFAIGRLMHRSRRSGARKSLLVLSLLINLGLLCYFKYADLIVSAVAGLIDRTLTLPDIFLPVGISFFTFQSMSYVIDLYRRQIEPVRRWIDYLFYLSFFPQLVAGPIVRARDFLPQIYRNPVFVSRDMFGRGVFLILSGLFKKAIISDYISLNFVDRVFDNPMLYSGFENLMGVYGYALQIYCDFSGYSDMAIGLALLLGFRFPINFDSPYQSATITEFWRRWHISLSSWLKDYLYISLGGNRKGRARTYANLMLTMLLGGLWHGAAVRFILWGALHGAALAVHKALMHAFPSVFKASGEQMRPWRRVLGVLVTFHVVCLGWILFRAPDMQTGERILSQIFGHFQWRLIPQVVSGYGAVMALMAAGYLLHMLPRRAEAWGERTVAGAPLVVKALMLTVLIWCVMQIKSSEIQPFIYFQF
- a CDS encoding carboxypeptidase-like regulatory domain-containing protein — protein: MEKNQPRIAKLFKTALLGLATVVLATACNKTTEPPIRPDETAKYNISGQVLGNNLENSDLTALAGVTVSYKFGSVSDETTTDANGYFSFEGLVSAGRYDLTFSLGGYNTTYYSLEFPTLRGTIIDYQLKITMVKLPAGMTTVDPAAGGTVPVTGAVTAQLTVNPSTTVKDASGKDVAGEINITATPVNDIVTGQAESTTGLAVLQFLPEGYRFSPALNLAVQNPMTNHYFGNTFLQYYDAGTGMWNTMSQPVTFANGAYNTTIDHFSIYKIGFSNGRSEVSSESRSIDVIDGVIDNTGKLEPVPVIFAKVQRLTGYVYTTPIADALQAAGITSDVDELTAEIQKVIKASNQGVDAVDQMTTVESEIPVNISVPANTKLTMTAQQVVTTVAYTFNIMSTSGSSYSVVVNTLVPANSVSVTTDFTPGDTHTVPGGDGTGGGGSN